A window of Picosynechococcus sp. PCC 7003 genomic DNA:
CATTGACGGCTAAACAAAGAGCATCTCTAAGGTTGTCAATATCAATGAATTTTACGATTCGCTTCGCTCCTGCACTGGTCTCACCACCAATCGTACTTTCGTCTAAAGCTAAATAATAGGTAGTATTCTGCTGGAAGAAAGTTGTATCTTTGGTATTGAAAGCCGTAATGACTTCCTGGTATGGATCTCGCTGTACAACTGGAGCAGGTTGTGAATGAACAGGATAATTTGAATAATTAGTTTTATCTTGGACTGGATATTGTTGTCTTTCTGAAAACCTTGAGGACGAAAGAGAGTTTTGAGAACTAATTGAAGTAATTTGCTTCTCAAGCTTTTGCAATTGTTGTTCTATTTTCTGGTTTTGGTCAACTAAAGTTTCTACCTTTTTGTCCAGTGATTCCAATAATTCATTTATTTCTAGTTTAGGTAAGTGGTCAGAAAATTTATGACCACTTATATTATTTGCCTTTTTGCTGGGGTTTGAACGCAAAGGCTGCGAGGATATGTTGGAAGTTGGTCTTGAATTTTTTGTGTATTTGTTTGATTTATTATTCTTCTGATTGTTTACTTTTATGTACATCGAAAACAATCCAATTCCTCCAGCTAGAAGTAGTAAAGCGATAAAAGTGACGTAACCCAGTGGAAAACCATTTCCATCTCCCTCTTCACCGGTATCTGCTGGGGACCCAATATCATTAGGGGATGGCGGATTTTCAGTGTGATTTCTTGGTCCACATG
This region includes:
- a CDS encoding prefoldin domain-containing protein, producing MKMKKFKWLLILLLVTGNLVSCGPRNHTENPPSPNDIGSPADTGEEGDGNGFPLGYVTFIALLLLAGGIGLFSMYIKVNNQKNNKSNKYTKNSRPTSNISSQPLRSNPSKKANNISGHKFSDHLPKLEINELLESLDKKVETLVDQNQKIEQQLQKLEKQITSISSQNSLSSSRFSERQQYPVQDKTNYSNYPVHSQPAPVVQRDPYQEVITAFNTKDTTFFQQNTTYYLALDESTIGGETSAGAKRIVKFIDIDNLRDALCLAVNVNSEYLLIPNFFSPYYENLDQWLSDNIDIFDYQGNGQTVELIRPGKVQYSQSENGIWNLIEPVRLQLS